Proteins encoded in a region of the Euleptes europaea isolate rEulEur1 chromosome 3, rEulEur1.hap1, whole genome shotgun sequence genome:
- the GALNT4 gene encoding polypeptide N-acetylgalactosaminyltransferase 4, with product MRVRLARRWSWLGRACLFLGLLTAAFFVLELSISGFQEASSGSSVTGRRWERRFSDRAENPEELARPLYEKSPPDSYGLGEWGKPAHLQLSPEEKKLEEELIEKYAINIYLSDKVSLHRHIQDGRMSECKSKAYNYRKLPTTSVIIAFYNEAWSTLLRTIHSVLETSPAILLKEIILVDDLSDKAYLKGELERYISDLERVRLIRTNKREGLVRARLIGATYATGDVLTFLDCHCECVPGWLEPLLQRIYENESVIICPVIDTIDWNTFEFYMQSAEPMIGGFDWRLTFQWHSVPDYERQRRKSRIDPIRSPTMAGGLFAVSKKYFEYLGTYDMGMDVWGGENLELSFRVWQCGGILEIHPCSHVGHVFPKRAPYARPNFLQNTARAAEVWMDDYKEHFYNRNPPARKENYGDLSERKLLRERLKCKNFSWYLKTIFPNLHVPEDRPGWHGAIHSMGISSECLDYNSPEHNPTGAHLSLFGCHGQGGNQFFEYTSNKEIRFNSVTELCAEVPEPKEFVGMRNCPKDGSAIPESVIWHFKEDGTIYHPHSGKCLSAYRTPEGKPDVQMRTCNSADKNQVWRFEK from the coding sequence ATGAGGGTGCGGCTGGCCAGACGCTGGTCCTGGCTTGGCAGAGCGTGCCTTTTCCTCGGGCTCTTGACGGCTGCTTTCTTCGTATTGGAGCTGTCCATCTCCGGTTTCCAGGAGGCTTCCTCTGGGAGCAGTGTCACCGGCAGGCGATGGGAGAGACGCTTCTCAGACAGGGCTGAAAACCCTGAGGAACTGGCCCGGCCCCTCTATGAGAAATCTCCCCCAGATTCCTACGGTCTAGGGGAGTGGGGGAAGCCTGCCCACCTGCAGCTGAGTCCCGAGGAGAAGAAGCTTGAAGAAGAGCTGATTGAAAAGTATGCCATCAACATCTACTTGAGCGACAAAGTCTCTCTGCACCGCCACATCCAAGACGGACGGATGTCGGAGTGCAAGTCCAAGGCGTACAACTATCGGAAGCTGCCCACCACGTCGGTCATCATCGCGTTCTACAACGAGGCCTGGTCGACCCTGCTGCGGACCATCCACAGTGTTTTGGAGACTTCGCCTGCCATTCTGCTGAAAGAGATCATACTGGTAGACGATTTGAGCGACAAGGCGTACCTCAAGGGAGAGTTGGAGCGGTACATCAGCGATCTGGAAAGGGTCCGTTTGATCAGAACCAACAAACGGGAAGGGCTGGTTCGGGCCCGCTTGATTGGGGCCACCTACGCCACCGGGGACGTTCTCACCTTCCTTGACTGCCATTGTGAATGTGTTCCTGGATGGTTGGAGCCGCTTTTGCAACGGATTTACGAGAACGAGAGTGTGATCATTTGTCCAGTTATTGATACTATCGATTGGAATACATTTGAGTTCTACATGCAGTCTGCCGAGCCGATGATTGGGGGATTTGATTGGCGGTTGACGTTCCAGTGGCACTCCGTGCCAGATTATGAGCGGCAAAGGCGGAAATCCAGAATCGATCCAATCAGGTCCCCAACGATGGCCGGGGGGTTGTTTGCTGTGAGCAAAAAGTATTTTGAGTACCTTGGAACATATGACATGGGGATGgatgtctggggaggggagaatctggAACTGTCCTTTCGGGTGTGGCAGTGCGGAGGCATCTTGGAGATCCATCCTTGTTCCCACGTGGGGCACGTGTTTCCTAAACGGGCGCCGTACGCCAGGCCAAACTTCCTCCAGAACACTGCCCGTGCTGCGGAGGTATGGATGGATGACTACAAGGAGCATTTCTACAACAGAAACCCTCCAGCACGGAAAGAAAATTACGGGGATCTTTCCGAAAGGAAACTCCTGCGGGAGCGCCTGAAGTGCAAAAACTTCAGTTGGTATTTGAAAACGATATTTCCTAACCTGCACGTGCCGGAGGATCGGCCTGGCTGGCACGGCGCCATCCACAGCATGGGCATTTCCTCGGAATGCCTAGACTACAACTCACCTGAACACAATCCTACTGGGGCCCACCTTTCTCTCTTTGGATGTCACGGCCAAGGAGGCAACCAGTTCTTCGAATACACTTCCAACAAAGAAATCCGTTTTAACTCTGTGACAGAACTCTGTGCCGAAGTTCCTGAGCCGAAGGAGTTTGTGGGCATGAGAAATTGCCCCAAAGATGGCTCTGCAATCCCAGAAAGCGTTATATGGCATTTTAAAGAGGATGGGACAATTTATCATCCTCACTCAGGAAAATGCTTAAGTGCTTATCGTACTCCAGAGGGAAAACCGGATGTACAAATGAGGACCTGTAATTCGGCAGATAAAAATCAAGTGTGGAGGTTTGAGAAATAG